Proteins from one Salvelinus namaycush isolate Seneca chromosome 34, SaNama_1.0, whole genome shotgun sequence genomic window:
- the LOC120028834 gene encoding P2X purinoceptor 5-like, producing the protein MASNSWKNKVLLNVLSYLDYKTGKFIIVGSKRVGSLYRVIQLSIIGYLVGYVFLSKKSYQTKEESIQSAVMTKLKGVAVTNTSESGRMVWGPVDYVIPPQGEAVFFIVTNFIETPNQKLGNCAESPNVPDGHCKGDEDCAEGELVVAGHGVRTGRCLRDNGKSNGTCEIYSWCPVERRCQPQDRHKHKNMLREAENFTIYIKNVIRFPKFSFSKANVQDTADKFHLKKCRYDEALEPYCPIFRLGDIVNQTGHSFQDMVLKGGLIGILIGWECDLDRDPSECQPRYNFTRIDVNVSRESSGFNFRHARYFKTESGESYRTHFKVFGIRINIMVHGKAGKFCIIPTIIHIGSGLACIGGGAWFCDWILLYLMKNREFYKDWKFENVKNSTTEDIKQTPEEQQLTDPSPED; encoded by the exons ATGGCTTCCAATAGCTGGAAAAACAAAGTTCTTTTGAATGTGCTTTCCTATCTTGACTACAAGACAGGAAAATTCATCATTGTAGGAAGCAAGAGAGTCGGCAGTTTGTACAGAGTTATACAATTATCCATCATTGGATACCTTGTTGG GTATGTATTCCTGAGCAAGAAGTCCTACCAGACCAAAGAGGAATCTATCCAGAGTGCTGTGATGACCAAACTGAAGGGAGTGGCAGTCACCAACACATCAGAGTCCGGACGGATGGTGTGGGGACCTGTGGACTATGTCATTCCACCTCAG GGGGAAGCAGTTTTTTTCATTGTTACCAATTTTATAGAGACCCCAAACCAGAAGTTGGGCAACTGTGCTGAG AGCCCCAATGTGCCAGATGGCCACTGTAAGGGAGATGAAGACTGTGCAGAGGGAGAGTTGGTGGTAGCTGGCCATG GAGTTAGGACAGGCCGCTGCTTGAGAGACAATGGGAAATCCAATGGTACATGTGAGATATATAGCTGGTGCCCCGTTGAGAGAAGATGCCAACCACA GGATAGACATAAACACAAGAATATGTTAAGAGAAGCTGAAAACTTCACCATCTACATAAAAAATGTAATCCGATTTCCCAAATTCAGTTTCTCAAA GGCCAACGTTCAGGACACGGCTGATAAATTCCATCTGAAGAAATGTCGCTACGATGAGGCTCTTGAACCCTACTGCCCCATATTCCGTCTGGGAGACATTGTTAACCAGACTGGACACAGCTTTCAGGACATGGTTTTGAAG GGTGGTTTAATTGGAATTCTGATTGGGTGGGAGTGTGACCTTGACAGAGATCCCTCAGAGTGCCAGCCACGGTACAACTTTACTCGCATTGACGTTAATGTGTCCAGAGAGTCCTCAGGATTCAACttcag GCATGCTCGCTATTTTAAAACTGAGTCTGGAGAAAGCTACCGAACACATTTCAAAGTGTTTGGTATACGTATCAACATTATGGTGCATGGGAAG GCTGGAAAGTTCTGTATCATCCCCACCATTATCCATATAGGCTCAGGACTAGCTTGTATTGGTGGT GGGGCCTGGTTCTGTGACTGGATTCTTCTCTACCTGATGAAAAATAGGGAGTTCTATAAGGACTGGaagtttgaaaatgtgaagaa CAGTACTACAGAGGATATAAAACAAACCCCAGAAGAGCAGCAGCTCACTGACCCATCGCCTGAG